A genomic window from Gemmatimonadaceae bacterium includes:
- a CDS encoding NHL repeat-containing protein, giving the protein MLRRSLVLPLSLAACPVSWAAAQRAAPAGPARDVPAAVARAPRFEVEMMWPKPMPNRWILGSSTGVAVDARDHIFVVHLTDSFNQRTEMGSATTPPTGECCTPAPNVLEFDAGGTLVNHWGGPGAGYDWPEQNAGIAVDDSGYVWIGGAGGQDSRILKFTRDGKFVAEFGKQPPAPTLAAAPGRGADTAYQGVSPGRGGRGRGARVVKPSLPPNSTSMESFGGPAGFAFDTKAGEVFVADGYRNHRVAVIDMQTGAIKRFWGAYGKPPVDADSARYSPSNAAAKQFGPVRCVELAKDGLLYVCDPQNDRIQVFKKDGSFVTEKTIMPNTLGLGAVWDIALSRDPQQAYLYVADGQNMQIHVLDRKTLAVLRSFGDGGRQPGQFYAPHSLATDSKGNLYTTETYEGKRVQKFDYKGVAPVTAKDPAVVWPSKASGGKR; this is encoded by the coding sequence ATGCTTCGACGTAGTCTCGTGCTGCCCTTGAGCCTTGCGGCCTGTCCGGTGTCCTGGGCGGCCGCTCAGCGGGCCGCGCCCGCCGGTCCCGCGCGCGACGTCCCCGCCGCCGTGGCCCGCGCGCCACGCTTCGAGGTCGAGATGATGTGGCCCAAACCCATGCCTAATCGCTGGATTCTGGGCTCGTCGACGGGCGTCGCCGTGGACGCGCGCGATCACATCTTCGTCGTCCACTTGACCGACAGCTTCAACCAGCGCACCGAAATGGGCTCGGCCACCACTCCGCCGACCGGCGAGTGTTGCACGCCCGCGCCCAACGTCCTGGAGTTCGACGCCGGCGGCACGCTCGTGAATCATTGGGGTGGGCCGGGCGCGGGCTACGATTGGCCGGAGCAGAACGCCGGCATTGCCGTAGACGACAGCGGCTACGTGTGGATCGGCGGGGCCGGCGGTCAGGATTCGAGAATTCTAAAGTTCACGCGCGACGGCAAGTTCGTCGCGGAGTTCGGCAAGCAGCCGCCCGCACCGACGCTCGCGGCCGCACCGGGACGTGGCGCGGATACGGCGTATCAGGGCGTTTCACCCGGGCGGGGCGGACGCGGTCGCGGTGCGCGGGTGGTGAAACCGTCGCTCCCGCCGAACAGCACGAGCATGGAGTCGTTCGGCGGCCCGGCGGGCTTCGCGTTCGACACCAAGGCCGGCGAAGTGTTCGTCGCCGACGGATATCGGAATCATCGCGTCGCGGTGATCGACATGCAGACGGGCGCGATCAAGCGCTTCTGGGGCGCCTATGGCAAGCCGCCGGTCGACGCCGACAGCGCGCGGTATTCGCCGAGTAATGCGGCGGCGAAACAGTTTGGTCCCGTGCGCTGCGTGGAGCTCGCGAAGGATGGCCTGCTCTACGTGTGCGATCCACAGAACGACCGCATTCAAGTCTTCAAGAAAGACGGCTCGTTCGTCACCGAAAAAACGATCATGCCGAACACGCTTGGCCTGGGCGCCGTGTGGGACATCGCCCTGTCGCGCGATCCGCAGCAGGCGTACCTCTACGTCGCCGACGGGCAGAACATGCAGATCCACGTGCTCGACCGGAAAACGCTCGCCGTGTTGCGAAGCTTCGGCGACGGCGGCCGGCAGCCGGGCCAGTTCTACGCGCCGCACAGCCTCGCGACGGATTCCAAGGGCAACCTCTACACGACCGAGACGTACGAGGGCAAGCGGGTGCAGAAGTTCGACTACAAGGGCGTTGCGCCGGTGACGGCGAAGGATCCCGCGGTGGTGTGGCCCTCGAAGGCGTCGGGAGGCAAGCGATGA
- a CDS encoding HupE/UreJ family protein, whose amino-acid sequence MHRVAFAPLALALAIALTLLLPGTQYAHDIPSRVTVLAFIKPQAQRLRMVVRVPLASMRDVNFPETGPGYLDIARAQPLLHDAAALWLANDVELYENDAPLPVPTVVATRISLPSDRSFTTYDAALAHTLSSDALPNDVELVWTQAMLDVVLEYPIASAQSRFSIRPTLARLGVRTTTVLRFLPENGSERAFEYAGDPGLVRLDPRWYQAARSFVSLGFEHILSGIDHLLFILCLVIPFRRIRPLITIITAFTVAHSITLIASAAGMAPDALWFPPLIEVLIAASIVYMALENIVGAKLERRWLVAFGFGLVHGFGFSFALRESLQFAGTHLATSLVSFNVGVELGQMFVLALAVPAINWAFTHVVTERMGTIILSAFVAHTAWHWMLDRGSTLLAYHVEMPALSAAFGASVVRGAMALIAIGAVGWAVYTFARRVSRTTPAAAPQLAPGGEGE is encoded by the coding sequence GTGCATCGCGTCGCCTTCGCGCCACTCGCGCTGGCGCTCGCGATCGCGTTGACGCTCCTGCTGCCCGGCACGCAGTACGCGCACGATATCCCGAGTCGTGTGACGGTGCTGGCTTTCATCAAGCCCCAAGCGCAGCGGCTGCGGATGGTCGTTCGCGTGCCGCTTGCCTCGATGCGCGACGTCAACTTTCCGGAGACGGGTCCGGGCTACCTCGACATCGCGCGCGCGCAGCCGTTGCTGCACGATGCGGCCGCGCTGTGGCTGGCGAACGACGTCGAGCTCTATGAGAACGACGCGCCGTTGCCCGTGCCGACCGTCGTCGCGACCAGGATCTCGCTCCCGTCGGATCGCTCGTTTACGACGTACGATGCCGCACTTGCGCATACGCTGTCTTCCGACGCGCTGCCGAACGACGTCGAATTGGTCTGGACGCAGGCGATGCTCGACGTCGTGCTCGAGTATCCGATCGCATCCGCGCAATCACGCTTTTCCATTCGGCCCACCCTCGCTCGGCTCGGCGTTCGGACGACGACCGTGCTGCGGTTTCTGCCGGAGAACGGCAGCGAGCGCGCGTTCGAGTACGCCGGCGATCCGGGTCTCGTACGGCTCGACCCGCGCTGGTATCAAGCCGCGCGCAGCTTCGTATCGCTCGGCTTCGAGCACATTCTGAGCGGCATCGATCATCTGCTGTTCATCCTGTGCCTCGTGATTCCGTTCCGCCGCATTCGACCGCTGATCACGATCATCACCGCGTTCACGGTGGCGCACTCGATCACGCTGATCGCGAGCGCGGCGGGAATGGCGCCCGACGCGCTGTGGTTCCCGCCGTTGATCGAGGTGCTGATCGCCGCGTCGATCGTGTACATGGCGCTCGAGAACATCGTCGGCGCGAAGCTCGAGCGCCGGTGGCTCGTGGCGTTCGGCTTTGGGCTCGTGCACGGCTTCGGATTCTCGTTCGCGCTGCGCGAGTCACTGCAGTTCGCGGGGACGCATCTCGCGACATCGTTGGTGTCGTTCAACGTCGGCGTGGAGTTGGGGCAGATGTTCGTGCTGGCGCTCGCCGTCCCCGCGATCAACTGGGCGTTCACGCACGTGGTGACGGAGCGCATGGGCACGATCATCCTGTCGGCGTTCGTCGCGCACACGGCGTGGCACTGGATGCTCGACCGGGGATCCACGCTGTTGGCGTATCACGTCGAGATGCCCGCGCTCAGCGCCGCGTTTGGCGCGAGCGTAGTTCGAGGAGCGATGGCGCTCATCGCGATCGGCGCGGTGGGCTGGGCTGTGTACACATTCGCGCGGCGCGTGAGCCGCACCACACCGGCGGCGGCGCCCCAATTGGCGCCGGGAGGCGAAGGCGAGTGA
- a CDS encoding c-type cytochrome has translation MNGAARFAITGVLGACTFGLGCGGSAAKPAVPAPAASAAATAASAATSSTATAVVATGPSTLDSVYSADQASRGKDVYMGTCRSCHTAAFFTGVNFETHWKGKHLSELYTYVLTKMPGNDPGSLSPDATADVLAYVLQLNRMPPGTNELWPEADSLKKFRIDVSAKK, from the coding sequence GTGAACGGAGCAGCACGATTTGCGATCACCGGCGTCTTGGGCGCCTGCACCTTTGGTTTGGGTTGCGGCGGTTCCGCGGCGAAGCCGGCGGTTCCGGCACCTGCTGCAAGCGCGGCGGCAACAGCGGCAAGCGCGGCGACATCGAGCACGGCGACCGCGGTAGTCGCGACGGGCCCCTCGACGCTCGATAGCGTGTACTCGGCGGATCAAGCGAGTCGAGGCAAGGACGTGTACATGGGCACCTGTCGCTCGTGTCACACGGCGGCGTTCTTTACCGGCGTCAACTTCGAGACGCACTGGAAAGGCAAGCACCTGTCGGAGCTCTACACGTACGTGTTGACGAAGATGCCCGGCAACGACCCGGGCAGCCTGTCGCCCGACGCGACCGCGGACGTGCTTGCGTACGTGCTGCAGCTCAACCGCATGCCCCCGGGCACGAACGAGCTGTGGCCCGAGGCGGATTCGCTCAAGAAGTTTCGGATTGATGTCAGTGCGAAAAAGTAA
- a CDS encoding PQQ-binding-like beta-propeller repeat protein yields the protein MMRSAVTRAMRAMRAKRMMHLRAGATTWALAGGVAAVVALGLAARATLSSATQSPALERGNKPGEWRYWAADAWSTRYSDADQINARNFDSLQVAWRWDAGKYGEDEYYRTTPLYANGRLFTVATTRRKAFAIDPSTGQTLWDWGMDEGLRWQKAPRQFAGRGLAYWTDGTSERVIVITPGYHLASIDAKTGKPDPRFGKDGIVDLEEGLGFPLVPLAVDDSGSMQISEAAPLRRAKPGEKWDPVTKTGADGTMGIDPAHGQIANSSPAIVVNDVIIVGNSSMHGYYPLRLHNIESHIRGFDIHTGKQLWNFNLIPQPGEFGAETWKNGSKQDTPGTGKADAWAPYTADPALGLVYIPVGEGLSDEYGGHRPGDNLFANSIVALDVKTGARKWHYQAVHHDVWDYDFPMAPNLLDVTVNGQPRKIIAATSKQGWIYVLDRVTGKPIWPIPETPVLQSDVPNELTSPTQPVPSRPAPYSHQGLTAADLIDYTPAIKDSALKLAQHCRMGPYFIPPSPADGKGKSGPSQYKCSWYAPGASGGVNIDGGAAVDPATGWIYVGGQSGLGTIEVEHDPCSEHAYSQPHNSCGLIGALPAPAGVQMAGENVGTGFEPRAATTIAGVSILKPKELGGITAYDLNSGDKKWWVPNGNRWRDQTSNDPLFAGVQLPKVPALNGQAEVITTKTLVIHGTGRSGGPGGRGGRGGRGGGGGAGGGGANAAAPAGAQLYAFDKQTGKQVGAVSIPSVNTAVPMTFMHNGKQYIVFAYGQGSNIGLTALALPNR from the coding sequence ATGATGCGATCGGCGGTGACGCGGGCGATGCGGGCGATGCGAGCGAAGCGAATGATGCACCTTCGCGCTGGAGCAACGACGTGGGCGCTCGCGGGAGGCGTGGCGGCGGTGGTCGCCTTGGGACTGGCGGCGCGCGCCACGCTTTCGAGCGCGACGCAGTCGCCGGCGCTCGAGCGCGGCAACAAGCCCGGCGAGTGGCGATACTGGGCGGCCGACGCGTGGAGCACACGGTACTCCGACGCCGATCAGATCAACGCCCGCAACTTCGATTCGCTCCAGGTCGCGTGGCGCTGGGATGCCGGCAAATACGGCGAAGACGAGTACTATCGCACGACACCGCTCTATGCGAACGGCCGACTGTTCACCGTCGCGACGACACGGCGCAAGGCGTTCGCGATCGATCCTTCGACCGGCCAGACGCTGTGGGACTGGGGCATGGATGAAGGTCTGCGGTGGCAGAAGGCGCCGCGGCAGTTCGCGGGCCGAGGCCTCGCGTATTGGACGGACGGGACGAGCGAGCGTGTCATCGTCATTACGCCCGGGTATCATCTCGCGTCGATCGACGCGAAGACCGGCAAGCCCGATCCGAGATTCGGCAAGGACGGCATCGTCGATCTCGAGGAAGGACTCGGTTTCCCGCTCGTGCCGCTGGCGGTGGACGACTCGGGTTCCATGCAGATCAGCGAAGCCGCGCCGCTGCGCCGAGCAAAGCCGGGCGAGAAGTGGGACCCGGTCACGAAGACCGGCGCCGATGGGACGATGGGCATCGATCCCGCGCACGGGCAGATCGCGAACAGCTCGCCGGCGATCGTCGTCAACGACGTGATCATCGTCGGGAACTCGTCGATGCACGGCTACTATCCGCTGCGTCTGCACAACATCGAGAGCCACATCCGCGGCTTCGACATCCACACCGGCAAGCAGCTCTGGAACTTCAACCTCATTCCGCAGCCCGGCGAATTTGGCGCCGAGACGTGGAAGAACGGGTCGAAGCAGGATACGCCGGGAACGGGCAAGGCTGACGCGTGGGCGCCGTACACGGCCGATCCCGCGCTGGGTCTCGTCTACATCCCGGTCGGCGAAGGCCTGAGCGACGAGTACGGCGGCCATCGCCCGGGCGACAATCTCTTTGCGAACAGCATTGTGGCGCTCGACGTGAAGACGGGCGCGCGGAAGTGGCACTATCAGGCCGTGCACCACGACGTGTGGGACTACGACTTCCCGATGGCGCCGAACCTGCTCGACGTGACGGTGAACGGGCAGCCGCGGAAGATCATCGCCGCGACGTCGAAGCAGGGCTGGATCTACGTGCTCGATCGCGTGACGGGCAAGCCGATCTGGCCGATCCCGGAGACGCCGGTGCTGCAGAGCGACGTCCCGAACGAGCTGACGTCGCCGACGCAGCCCGTGCCGTCGCGGCCGGCGCCGTATTCGCACCAGGGGCTCACGGCCGCGGATCTCATCGATTATACTCCTGCAATTAAGGATTCAGCATTAAAGCTCGCGCAACACTGCCGGATGGGCCCGTACTTCATTCCGCCGTCGCCGGCCGACGGCAAGGGGAAGAGCGGCCCCTCGCAGTACAAGTGCTCGTGGTACGCTCCGGGCGCGAGCGGCGGCGTGAACATCGACGGCGGCGCGGCGGTCGATCCGGCGACGGGCTGGATCTACGTCGGTGGACAGTCGGGGCTCGGGACCATCGAGGTCGAACACGATCCGTGCTCCGAGCACGCCTACAGCCAGCCGCACAACAGCTGCGGCCTGATCGGCGCGCTGCCGGCCCCGGCCGGCGTGCAGATGGCCGGCGAGAACGTGGGTACCGGCTTCGAGCCTCGCGCGGCCACGACGATCGCCGGCGTCTCGATTCTCAAGCCGAAAGAGCTGGGCGGCATCACCGCGTACGACCTCAACTCGGGCGACAAGAAGTGGTGGGTGCCGAACGGCAATCGCTGGCGCGACCAGACGTCGAATGATCCCCTGTTCGCCGGCGTGCAGCTGCCGAAGGTTCCGGCGCTGAACGGGCAGGCCGAGGTGATCACGACGAAGACGCTCGTGATTCACGGAACGGGTCGTTCCGGTGGCCCGGGCGGTCGTGGTGGCCGCGGAGGGCGCGGCGGCGGGGGCGGGGCTGGGGGCGGTGGCGCGAACGCGGCGGCGCCGGCCGGCGCGCAGCTCTACGCGTTCGACAAGCAGACCGGGAAGCAGGTGGGCGCGGTGAGCATTCCGTCGGTGAATACCGCGGTGCCCATGACGTTCATGCACAATGGGAAGCAGTACATCGTGTTTGCGTACGGGCAGGGGAGCAATATCGGGCTCACGGCGTTGGCGTTGCCGAATCGATAA
- a CDS encoding peptidyl-alpha-hydroxyglycine alpha-amidating lyase family protein codes for MKRLVALLSVVAASTAGAQAGGPSMAPVNDLPNPYQTISGWAKLPEGRTWGSTSAVTIDRDGSSVWVAERCGANSCTGSSLDPVLLFDAGGNLVRHFGAGLFQAPHGITLDRNGNVWVVDCSCTGGGRGGRGRGTDTARPAAAPPPPPAAPSGHQIFEFSRDGKLLKALGTPGGGRGAAFFFQPNAVLVAPNGDIFVSEGHASNANATARVYKFSKDGTLIKTWGQWGAGPDDFDQPHALAMDSRGRLFVGDRGNNRIKIFDQDGTLLDTWYQFSRPSGIWIDPNDNIYVADSESGSVNPAHGAWKRGIRIGSAKDGSVKYFIPDPWPTCAQGQQSSAAEPCSRSTSAAEGVAVDRNGVIYGAEVGPMRLQKYVKP; via the coding sequence ATGAAACGCCTCGTCGCGCTGCTCTCAGTCGTCGCGGCGTCGACCGCGGGCGCGCAGGCCGGTGGCCCGTCGATGGCGCCCGTCAACGACTTGCCCAATCCCTATCAAACGATCTCGGGTTGGGCGAAGCTGCCCGAGGGGCGCACGTGGGGCTCGACGAGCGCGGTGACGATCGACCGCGATGGTTCGAGTGTCTGGGTGGCGGAACGCTGCGGGGCGAATAGTTGCACCGGATCATCGCTCGATCCGGTGCTCTTGTTCGACGCCGGCGGCAACCTCGTGCGCCACTTCGGCGCGGGACTCTTTCAGGCGCCGCACGGTATTACGCTCGATCGCAACGGCAACGTCTGGGTCGTCGACTGCTCGTGCACGGGCGGTGGACGTGGTGGGCGCGGACGCGGCACTGACACGGCGAGGCCGGCCGCGGCGCCGCCTCCACCGCCGGCGGCTCCTTCGGGCCATCAGATCTTCGAGTTCAGCCGCGACGGGAAACTGCTCAAGGCACTCGGCACACCGGGCGGCGGACGCGGCGCGGCGTTTTTCTTTCAGCCGAACGCGGTGCTCGTGGCGCCCAACGGCGACATCTTCGTCTCCGAGGGCCATGCGTCGAACGCGAACGCCACGGCTCGTGTGTATAAGTTTTCGAAAGACGGAACTCTCATCAAGACGTGGGGCCAGTGGGGCGCCGGTCCGGACGACTTCGACCAGCCGCACGCCCTCGCGATGGATTCACGCGGCCGGTTGTTCGTGGGCGACCGCGGCAACAACCGGATCAAGATCTTCGATCAGGACGGCACGCTGCTCGACACGTGGTATCAGTTCAGCCGGCCGAGCGGGATCTGGATCGATCCGAATGACAACATCTATGTCGCGGACTCGGAGTCGGGGTCGGTCAATCCGGCGCACGGCGCGTGGAAGCGCGGGATTCGTATTGGGAGCGCGAAGGACGGCTCGGTGAAGTACTTCATTCCGGATCCCTGGCCGACGTGCGCGCAGGGCCAGCAGTCGTCGGCCGCCGAGCCCTGTTCGCGGAGCACGAGCGCGGCGGAGGGGGTGGCCGTGGACAGGAACGGCGTCATTTATGGCGCCGAGGTCGGGCCGATGCGGTTGCAGAAGTATGTGAAGCCGTAG
- a CDS encoding c-type cytochrome has translation MRVNRLSVILTATAIVGCTSAVATNFRPPLEAKLSPGAKTGAPIPLRIDPNAKVVIATVPNLPPAPYSDAQAARGERVYDATCATCHQSEKFIGPQFAADWNDRRVGDFYQLIRSSMPVDNPGGLKDQEYLDIVAYLLKANHAPAGADSVSADTTFMRQHKIAVRP, from the coding sequence ATGCGGGTGAACCGCCTGAGTGTGATCCTCACCGCCACGGCGATCGTGGGCTGTACGAGCGCCGTCGCGACGAATTTTCGCCCGCCGCTCGAGGCCAAGCTGTCGCCCGGCGCGAAGACGGGCGCGCCGATTCCGCTGCGCATCGACCCGAACGCGAAAGTCGTCATCGCGACGGTGCCGAATCTCCCGCCGGCGCCCTATAGCGACGCTCAGGCCGCGCGCGGCGAGCGGGTGTACGACGCGACCTGCGCGACATGCCACCAATCGGAAAAGTTCATCGGTCCACAGTTCGCCGCCGACTGGAACGATCGACGCGTTGGAGATTTCTATCAGCTCATTCGCAGCTCGATGCCCGTGGACAATCCCGGTGGCCTCAAGGATCAGGAATACCTCGACATCGTCGCGTATCTGCTCAAGGCGAATCACGCGCCGGCCGGCGCCGATTCGGTCAGCGCGGACACGACCTTCATGCGGCAGCACAAGATCGCGGTGCGGCCCTAG
- a CDS encoding FAD-dependent oxidoreductase: protein MTNHSNDDDTKALPRRDFIKVAGAGAGSLILGGATVANAAIPGPKATRSVRSASASPDVVVVGAGLWGSFTAMNLRAMGANVTMVDIYGPGNARATSGDETRGVRSSYGDKAGALGELWMLWAREAMTKWIAFDDEWGKYLRLNLFHVTGDLIMRSEWDNFQLRCKVWWDKNKIPYKVLNPDDVRKSFPVIGMDDITAVLYEPDAGVLRARRAAQAAAAVFEKLGGKIVIGRVTPSKTSNGKLDEVSLDTGATLRADTFVYCVGPWLGKTFPDILAKKTRTPMGYVVYYGTPIGDYRFTYPNLPSYNFPGVTGWAALPVDNRGFRVRGAERAPTPPNGAVASGNTNGAATDTGSNLANAGGATQSGQASTGGGRGSGGGGRGGRGAAAGGGGGEFNQQNVPPEQQDPDTSDRWADQSRLDGSRRFIAHRFPLMANAPVAQTHACHYETTSSSNFIIDKHPQWSNVWIAAGGNAEGAKFSPKIGDYVAHRVMGTVLPAIDPIFKIPEKEYEPPKPAPADSTRKP from the coding sequence ATGACGAATCATTCGAACGACGACGATACGAAGGCGCTGCCGCGTCGCGACTTCATCAAGGTTGCCGGTGCCGGCGCAGGTTCGCTGATATTGGGCGGCGCGACCGTCGCCAACGCGGCGATCCCCGGCCCGAAAGCGACACGATCCGTGCGCTCGGCGAGCGCGTCACCGGACGTCGTCGTCGTCGGCGCGGGTCTCTGGGGCAGCTTCACCGCGATGAACCTGCGCGCGATGGGCGCCAACGTGACGATGGTCGACATCTATGGCCCCGGCAACGCGCGCGCGACGTCGGGCGACGAGACGCGCGGCGTGCGCTCCTCCTACGGCGACAAGGCCGGTGCACTCGGCGAGCTCTGGATGTTGTGGGCGCGCGAAGCGATGACCAAGTGGATCGCGTTCGATGACGAATGGGGAAAGTATCTCCGGCTCAATCTGTTTCACGTCACGGGCGATCTGATCATGCGCAGCGAATGGGACAACTTTCAGCTGCGCTGCAAGGTGTGGTGGGACAAGAACAAGATTCCGTACAAGGTTCTGAATCCGGACGACGTCCGGAAGTCGTTCCCCGTGATCGGGATGGATGACATCACCGCGGTTCTCTACGAGCCGGACGCCGGCGTACTGCGCGCGCGCCGTGCCGCGCAGGCCGCCGCCGCCGTCTTCGAGAAGCTGGGCGGCAAGATCGTGATCGGCCGAGTGACGCCATCAAAGACCTCTAATGGCAAACTCGACGAGGTGTCGCTGGACACCGGCGCCACGCTGCGCGCCGACACGTTCGTGTACTGCGTCGGTCCGTGGCTCGGGAAAACCTTCCCGGACATCCTCGCGAAGAAGACGCGCACGCCCATGGGCTATGTGGTGTACTATGGAACGCCGATCGGCGATTACCGCTTCACCTATCCCAACCTGCCAAGCTACAACTTTCCCGGCGTGACGGGTTGGGCCGCGCTGCCGGTGGACAATCGCGGCTTTCGTGTGCGCGGCGCCGAGCGTGCGCCGACGCCGCCCAATGGCGCGGTGGCAAGCGGCAACACGAATGGAGCGGCGACGGATACCGGGTCGAATCTCGCGAACGCAGGGGGCGCCACGCAGTCGGGTCAGGCATCGACTGGCGGTGGGCGCGGGAGTGGCGGCGGTGGCCGAGGCGGCAGAGGGGCCGCCGCGGGCGGCGGTGGCGGTGAGTTCAATCAGCAGAACGTGCCACCGGAGCAGCAGGATCCCGATACGAGCGATCGTTGGGCGGATCAGTCGCGGCTCGACGGCTCACGCCGATTCATCGCGCACCGCTTCCCATTGATGGCCAACGCGCCGGTCGCGCAGACCCACGCCTGCCACTACGAGACGACGTCGAGCAGCAACTTCATCATCGATAAGCATCCGCAATGGTCGAACGTGTGGATTGCGGCGGGTGGCAACGCCGAGGGTGCCAAGTTCTCGCCCAAGATCGGCGATTACGTGGCGCATCGGGTGATGGGAACGGTGCTGCCGGCGATCGACCCGATATTCAAGATTCCTGAAAAGGAATACGAGCCGCCGAAGCCGGCGCCCGCGGACAGCACCAGGAAGCCCTAG
- a CDS encoding cytochrome c translates to MLILIVAMASATAFMRDAAAKRTAVERTTLDSVYSAAQASHGDTIYKATCVKCHGAALEGTATDGGPLTGKPFLDNWNGLAMDQLFDKVFTTMPSDKPQSLPRKEVADVLAYVLSRNQFPAGSAALPDSMELLRDIKIATSR, encoded by the coding sequence GTGCTCATTCTCATCGTCGCGATGGCGTCCGCCACCGCCTTCATGCGGGACGCGGCCGCCAAGCGGACGGCGGTCGAGCGTACGACGTTGGACAGCGTGTACTCCGCGGCGCAGGCGTCGCATGGAGACACCATCTACAAGGCGACGTGCGTGAAGTGCCATGGCGCGGCACTCGAGGGCACGGCCACCGATGGTGGGCCACTCACGGGAAAGCCTTTCCTCGACAACTGGAACGGGCTCGCCATGGATCAGCTGTTCGACAAGGTCTTCACCACGATGCCGTCGGACAAGCCACAGTCGCTGCCGCGCAAGGAGGTCGCCGACGTGCTGGCGTACGTCCTCTCGAGGAATCAGTTCCCGGCGGGAAGTGCCGCGCTCCCCGACAGCATGGAGCTGCTGCGCGACATCAAGATCGCGACGAGCCGATAA
- a CDS encoding response regulator, which yields MSSSASQRVLVVDDDPLICQSYDEILRAHGYDVALAGSRRAALQEIERLAGAIDVLVLDIALPDADGADLAHEITDMVGLRPTLYVSGWTDEFWNLSAAPGKWLVMQKPIPVPRFLAAVDYLSGRRATRPENE from the coding sequence TTGTCTTCCTCCGCATCGCAGCGAGTGCTGGTCGTCGACGACGATCCGCTCATTTGCCAGTCGTACGACGAGATTCTCCGCGCGCACGGCTACGACGTCGCGCTGGCGGGGAGTCGTCGTGCCGCGCTGCAGGAAATCGAACGGCTCGCCGGCGCGATCGACGTGCTCGTGCTCGACATCGCGCTGCCTGATGCGGACGGCGCCGATTTGGCGCACGAGATCACCGACATGGTCGGGCTGCGTCCGACGCTGTATGTGAGCGGATGGACCGACGAGTTCTGGAATCTGTCGGCGGCGCCGGGCAAATGGCTCGTGATGCAGAAGCCGATTCCCGTGCCCCGCTTCCTGGCGGCGGTGGATTATCTGTCGGGACGGCGCGCGACGCGTCCTGAAAACGAATAG